One genomic window of Etheostoma spectabile isolate EspeVRDwgs_2016 chromosome 7, UIUC_Espe_1.0, whole genome shotgun sequence includes the following:
- the hsd17b10 gene encoding 3-hydroxyacyl-CoA dehydrogenase type-2 has translation MANIRCVKGMVGLVTGGASGLGRATVERLVQNGASAVILDLPSSDGPALAASLGDRCAFAPADVTSEEDVQSAVSLARERFGKLDLAVNCAGIAVAVKTYNFKKDVPHSLEDFQRVINVNIAGTFNVIRLAVGAMGKNEPDADGHRGCIINTASVAAFDGQVGQAAYSASKGGIVGMTLPIARDLAPMGIRVITIAPGLFSTPLLAGLPEKVRSFLARQVPFPSRLGDPAEFAHLVTALAENPMINGEVIRLDGAIRMQP, from the exons ATGGCGAATATTCGGTGTGTCAAG gGTATGGTTGGCCTGGTAACGGGCGGTGCGTCCGGTCTGGGCCGGGCCACCGTGGAGCGGCTGGTCCAGAACGGAGCGTCTGCGGTGATCCTGGACCTGCCCTCCTCTGATGGACCGGCTCTGGCTGCCAGTCTGGGGGACCGCTGTGCCTTCGCTCCCGCAGAC GTGACGTCGGAGGAGGACGTGCAGTCCGCCGTGTCCCTGGCCAGAGAGCGGTTCGGGAAGCTGGACCTGGCCGTGAACTGTGCCGGCATCGCTGTCGCTGTTAAAACGTATAACTTCAAGAAGGACGTCCCTCACAGCCTGGAGGACTTCCAGCGTGTCATCAAT GTGAACATTGCAGGAACCTTTAACGTGATCCGCCTGGCTGTGGGTGCGATGGGGAAAAACGAGCCGGACGCAGACGGACACCGAGGCTGCATCATCAACACGGCCAGCGTGGCCGCCTTCGATGGACAG GTTGGCCAAGCAGCATATTCGGCTTCTAAAGGGGGCATCGTTGGGATGACCCTCCCTATCGCACGAGACCTGGCGCCCATGGGCATCCGAGTCATCACCATAGCACCCG gtctgtTCTCCACGCCCCTCCTGGCTGGTCTTCCAGAGAAGGTGCGCTCCTTCCTTGCCCGCCAGGTGCCCTTCCCCTCGCGCCTGGGAGACCCCGCTGAGTTTGCCCACCTGGTGACCGCACTGGCTGAGAACCCCATGATCAACGGAGAGGTGATCCGACTGGACGGAGCCATTCGCATGCAGCCCTGA
- the LOC116693000 gene encoding uncharacterized protein LOC116693000: protein MKKFFTYCTHISCSPSNIIQDGWTCLGESQPAGLTALLLARGSIALLLEGVSSQNIYMNAQAHAVVRGTAEVTVGAPGLVEMIDTYDRPGSAVALGTYADAGVYADGFEDKPGKRIPKAGVYAGAGVGLARAEWSIFEAEAKGPNASAGVGASAASLSARAFAKAEVASASAAAGPVKATVGLAVDTGVGVGPTGLEAKVLGTGVSIGRNTGVSFLGTGVEFNF, encoded by the exons ATGAAGAAGTTTTTTacttactgtacacacatctCCTGTAGCCCGAGCAACATCATTCAG GACGGATGGACATGTCTGGGCGAGTCTCAGCCAGCTGGACTGACTGCCCTGCTGCTGGCCAGGGGGTCTATCGCTCTGCTTTTGGAGGGCGTTTCTTCTCAAAACATAT acATGAACGCTCAgg CCCATGCAGTTGTGAGAGGAACTGCAGAAGTTACTGTTGGAGCACCCGGGTTGGTGGAGATGATCGATACCTACGACCGGCCTGGTTCAGCTGTTGCTCTTGGTACCTATGCAGATGCCGGGGTATATGCAGATGGTTTTGAGGATAAACCTGGGAAGCGGATTCCCAAGGCAGGAGTGTACGCTGGTGCAGGAGTGGGATTGGCTCGTGCTGAATGGAGCATTTTTGAAGCTGAGGCCAAAGGGCCCAACGCCAGCGCTGGAGTAGGAGCCTCGGCGGCCTCTCTCAGTGCCAGAGCCTTTGCCAAAGCAGAAGTGGCCAGCGCTTCAGCCGCTGCAGGTCCGGTGAAAGCCACGGTCGGTCTGGCAGTAGACACCGGCGTCGGTGTCGGTCCGACAGGTCTAGAGGCAAAGGTGCTGGGAACCGGCGTCTCCATCGGCCGTAATACGGGTGTGTCTTTTCTTGGCACTGGGGTTGAATTCAACTTCTAG